In Tachysurus vachellii isolate PV-2020 chromosome 24, HZAU_Pvac_v1, whole genome shotgun sequence, the sequence AAACTACTAAAGGTGAAGAGCCTAATTTCTTTTAGTAGTTttagttaaaaaacaaatagactTCCTTTCTTTAAGTGTTCGCACATTATTGACAGACAGGATGTGGATGCTCCCACCTTCCTGCAGAGAACTCAAATGGCTATGGCTCCAACTTGTGGTTATAAAGTATGTTGCAGTTTTAAACCTACTACAGGTTCATACTAACAAACACTGTTTTTTCTCTTAGTGGTGATGCAGCACAGGATGATGAAGGATGCCCAGAGGGCCATGAGCTCCTGGACCAATGGACAGCCGATCTACGCACCCCTGAGCTGTCATAGCTCTGCGTACCAAATGAATCCCATGATGTATCCAGGTCAGTTGATTACAGTTTGTTTTATATCAAGTATGGTATTCTTATTTGGCCTTGAACAAAACCTTATACCAGTTAGGTTTGGTTGCAAAAGCTAAGCTAAAGAGTTATTACCCAGGAATATTGCatatgaatgaaacatttttatttcaggttcAGCATCAGGAAAGATCCCCATGTCTCCCATGCCTCTCCCACCTCCTGCCCATTTTGCCCCACCACCAGTCCATATGCCTGCCCCCATGCATGCAGCTATGTCACCGCACAGCATGCAGGGCAGGGACAGTGCCAACAAAGTGCTGGATTATCTGGAGCACCAGGTAAGGGATATGGATGCAACTAACCCTATGATCCCACCTCCGCCTTTGCACATGGCCCACAACGTGCCCTTCTCTGCCGGCCCACCCAGCATGCTCTCTGGACTGGACGATGGCCCTGCCTCCCGCCGTCACCACCCAGCGCACTCCAGTGGCTCATCAAGCTACAATCGCCACCGCCAGCCTCCTCCATCTAGACGCAGTATGAAACGCAGTTACAGTCAGGAAGATGTGCTGGACAACCGGAGCCAAGTGTCTTATCGGCCTCGTTCACGTTCCAGAGAGGACCTGCTAGAGAGCAGTAGGGGATACTATGACTCTTCCAGTGATTACAATGACAGGAGAGGAGGTGGATCTAGAGGAAGAGCTCGAGGTGGGGCCAGAGGAGGAGGCTGGTCTGAACATCCACCTAGCTACAGCGAGTACGAGCCAGGCGAGAAGCCGACAAGGCGACCCTTCTCTGTAAGAGTCTAAAAACTTTTgcaaaaatactaaaatgaCTTTTAACCGCCTGCAACCTTCATGGGATTGcatcagtttttttgtttgtttgttttttgccatAATAGTACAGTTAACAGGATTTTCCACTTCGCttaaattgtttttctttagcaCTTATCACCTTTGTCAGCCCAGGATTAGCGCTGATAATTGGGAATACTCAGAGTGTTTTAGGACACCATGGTGCTGACGTCACACACACTCGTTTTGGATTGAATATTAACCAAGACTTCTCTTTCCTTTAGGTTAAAAGCTCAGTGAGTGGTACAAGTGTAGTAATCTGAAGCCTGTCTGCCTTCCACCATTATGGAGACTTTCCTGATTGCAAGTGCCAAGGACAGCACTGagtagtaaataatataaagttagTTGTATCATTGAAGGTTTTGTGGTTTTAAGGATTTTGAAGAAATATTTGAACAGGCATGAGCATCACTGCTGTGAAAGGCCTTTTGCCCTATTTAAAAGAATATGAGGAAGATCTTAGagtttttattttcccttaatTGGTAACgtcaattatatataaataaaagcatttgagcctgttttttttccagttagaTCTCATGTGGGTCAAACAACATTCAGTGACCTGAATTCTGAGTGTGGGGATTTTATGAATGTGGTTTATAATATGTAGCTGTTGCTCATTTATTAGTCTATGATGCCATGCTTCTTTAccaggtgtgtgtataatggaagcatttttttaatattcaaagGGCACATCATAATTTGAAAGCCTTTTGTTTACATCCATTTAGGGAtctcctgtatgtgtgtatatatatattttaaatgtatttattcttgAAAGCAGTTTCTTTTAAAAAGCCTCAAAACgtcttttttaaatgtcattttttttaatacttcgCTTCAACCAACACAGTTAGATGATAGTAATGCTTCTCTAAGGTTAATCTTGTGAAGGAATAAAAAGTGAAGGTGAAGTGAACCTAAGGTGAAGGTGAATCTTTATGTATTCTTTACTTGTGTGTGAATCTTTTTGtcggtttatttttatttttagtcaaGACCTATTTTGCCTATAATTTTGACTAATCTGACCCAAGATGATtgttgaatgtttaaaaaaaataaaaagaaaaaaataataataaatttgtacttttatttttatttttttcaaaagttCATGGATATGGaagtataaacaaatgcattATTAACATATATGGTGTGGACggatacatatttaaatttactttaataaacattgtcattatactttaataaagttgtaattaattcattcattcattcattgtaaTGTCCTGTTTTGCACAGATATACAAATAACAATAGGGGCTTGTAATAATCACACATTCACTTTACAGGAAGCATATCACATTTCACACAGTTGTAAAATCACtggaataataaaacaattttactcAATTAAAATATcccatgaattttttttcccccatatcTATATTACATGACACTAAAGCTAACTAGTCTGTGCCCGTGCTCGAATTTCCACCTGGCCTTAAAAAGAGGAGTGTAGTAAAAAAGGTCCAATCCTAAATAGCTACAGTAAGATAGAGATAGTGCCCTAGGTGCTATCGGTTATATCTCACCGCCATGTAGTGCGCCTATATAGGGAAATGCTCGCGGTTTGGAACGCGGCCGCCGTGCCGCACCACGCAGCCGCGTCGATGACGTCAGCGCGAGCGAGGACTCGGTTTGCCACGTCGGTTTGTATGTCGGGGCAAAAAGCGGAGCTAAAAAACGAACTGTTTACTCGCGTTAACTTTGCAACTTAACGAGTGCACCGAGCCTCGGAAGATATTAactataagaagaagaagagtttgTTCGAGCTCGTGGCTCCGTTTCCACCCAAAAACAGCATCAGATTGTTATTAAAAACGTCACCAGGGAAACAAATGTCGATGTTTTACTCCGATTGACCGATGCGTCCTTTCCATCCGCTCGGAATTGATGCGTGAGTGTTTTCTCTTTATCTTGTCATCTTTTCAAATCAACCTTGTCTTTTCCTGCACGTTAAAAAGtggaaaagttaaaaaaaaaaaacggctgcTGGTTAGCTTCtgtgctaacatgctaactagctagcacCATGGTAACGGCTAAGTAAAAGTAGAAAAACGATTTCTTCTtcctgttattttgtttttgaaccCGAACCGCAGAAACGTCGTCAAACTgttgaaaagaagaagaagaaaaaagaagcattCAGGggttttgttagttttttcgGTCGGTTAAAGTTGTAGATGAAGCTTTTTAAAGCTACAGGTTGCATCGGCTAAGATACctgcacacacgcgcacgcacgcgctGCTGCACGCGCTGCACTTCaggtgtgatatatatatatatatataatttttttttttaacaaggtgattaaaacatacagtaataacatACAGATGAGTAAACATCCTGAGCAGAACAACACCGTCCACACGGTACTGCAGACCAGACAGACGTGCTAACCTTCTATTACTTTGTcctttagttttctttttggCTCCCTGGGTTTAAGctacatgttgtgttgtgtttttgccttttattactttttcagCAGATCTGGTGAAATTTAGGAAGGTAAAACATTCTTGCTCAGTTCCTTCCTCATTTTGCTGATGACTGtgcaaacatactgtatgtcgagagtatgcaacacacacacacactattatccTTGTCAGACCCATATATAATGTAGGTAATgaattttcctttaaaaaaaaaacaaaaaaaaaaacaggtgtttttttttctacacaccaggtgtcttttatttattttttttttttaatgaaataaatttgtaatcaattctaatcTATGGCTTTATTTTTGTACCCCTAGTTCATTTGAGTCAAGGCCTTTTAAGTTGCCCCAGCATCGATCCACTCGTTACACCTCTCCTCATGCCCAGACCTGCCAGCTACAGACATGTGGCAAGAACGACTATATTTCATTTCCTAATATTGTCcctgggagtttttcctcgcctcTGGCTTCCTCATCAGGGAAAACGTTCCAACGTATGGTTTTTGTCCTGATTTCTATATGTATCTAAAGCTGCTTACATTTGCATTACACGCCAGACGCCCTTATGCAGAGCCACTTacctttatctcatttatacagcggAGCAATTGAGGTGTCATTCAGCCCATAGCTCCTGggcttcaaactcacaaccttctcatcagtagtccaacaccttaaccactaagctaccactctCTACAACCCCCCCATCCCCCTTGATTTGTGCTAAAATCTGTAGTAAATGTGCTATAAAAATCCAACTGAACTGAATATTCTAAATTACTAAACGAAAATACATCATATTGTCATTTATCCTTGCATTGCCGTCTGAGGCCTGAGGGACGAGTCAtgattcaagaagcttttattgtcattgcaaccatatatagctggtacagtacagagtaaaacgaaacaacgttcctccaggttgttggtgctacataaagcaaCACAGAACTAAGTGCAGAAGCACATTGCTACATAAAATGCATAATGTGTACAAAAAAGAGCTCGCAAGACAGACAATACAGTACAAACTTCTCCACAGAACACTGCAATACGTCTACACAGGTCTGTGGTTGAGTAAAGGGAGAAACCTCGAGGACCGTTAGAAACAGATTGTAGCAACACTAGAAAGTCAAACGTGTGTAAATGTGGTTTAAAGCATCAGTGTGTTAAATGAAAACTTGGTTCGAGAAcccagtgttgtataaaatgatgcTCCTGAGCTGCTGTAAGTCCCGGTGGCAGTCCTGTAACAGTAAATCAGTGTTATTTCAGGGTTGCCAGGTAGAAAAGAtgaaaagatacaaaaaaaacatttttacacatacatTATTCCACCctgattttaaatacaaaagaattAATGAAATGCAGGGTGAATGTGGTATTTACAAGAAATTACGCACTTGAAATTCACCTCACGAACTCAATAGTTAAGCTCAATTCTTTGCTTTCTCCCTCACGTCTGTATCTTTTAACCAGAAAGATGCATCGCTCCAAggttgattcattttccatttacatttttttttattcttcattctGTTGTTAGTTGTCACTGTCACAGAGTTGTCGGTTGTGGgttatttttatgattattaaaaaaaaagaaagaaattttgtTGTGTGGCTACATTTTCCCAGTTGCCACATTGATTATTTCAACCAGATCTAAATCAACTGGTGTAAAGTGCACGTATGTGTATGCACGTATGTGTATGCACGTATGTGTATGCACGTATGTGTATGCACGTATGTGTATGCACGTATGTGTATGCACGTATGTGTATGCACGTATGCGTATGTATTTTTGGCCTCCAAAGTTAAAGTAAAACATAGcatcaaaacctttttttgCTATCATCACTGATGATGAGCTTAATGGTGGCATCATGGTGTGGTTCAGGAGAGGACGTCCCTACTCTCAGAACAAAGCTTGGGCCATTGTTTTAAGTCCCCCAGCAcccagctctctctctgttttcctcAGACACCACAGACCCGAGGGCGTCAAAGCTCACCGCCACCGCAGCTTCCTAGCAGTTAGCAGAATGATAGCTGAATATAGTCTGAGAGAGATACTAGGCGAAAACCTAGCTTACATCTTCAATTACCTAAAGACCCTTAAGTTaccttttctcttatttttttcctcccacaTAGACAtaacataaacatttacatagacataacaaacatttttattatctttCTCGTGATCTGTtcctagtagtagtagtgttgtATCTTGAAACTAGAGCTAAAGAGGGTGGCATATTTATCTGTTAACCTCTGCAGCGTCTGTGGCGTATTTCTGCATTTAGTCTGTGTAGTCTGTGGTTTTACCCGAGACGTAGCACCACATGTACAACTTCTGTCACTATGTCAATGtcactaacaacaacaacaacacgtTCTGCACGTCCACTAGCACTGCTCTGTGCAATTTGCTCCTCTAacactcaagtaaaagtaatcTCCTGTAGCATCTCTTTATTGTCCTCACCTCGATAAATCACTTGCTTGGATTTCTTCAGATAACCGGATAAGTAAAAATGGCATTTTGATTGTTCTAATGCTTGAGCTTTGTCTCGCTCTTCAGCGCCGGCTGCAGTCCGTTGAGCCAGGTGTCAATAAACAtgagtcatttattaataaacagcaTCCTAGTAACTGGAGCCTAATGTGGAAATTGGTATTATGGTGATTCTTCAGCCCTATATTCCTTTTTTGGGCTCAGTTGACTATTCCCAAGAAGATGGGAAGATGTTTTCTGTTGTCTTCAATATGATCTGCATTCATTTCAGTctgattttgtcattttttggaTCATGTGTCAATTATTCTTATGACAAGGTGTTGGCAGCCTTTAGAATCATTTCCCTACGGTATAAATGCTTTCGAATGATTAAGTGCTTTTCCCTCCTTTAATTGtacaattgttttaaaaaaacaaaacaaaaaaaacacacactgtttttcaCATTAAGTCTTTTCCTGATGCTCTATCATAATCTATTACATTGGTGAATGTCCGGTTGTTGTTGATCATTCAAATCTGATGTTGTATGTCGTGTTATAAAACTGAAGCTTTGCGGATTTTTAAGTCCACATTGTTTAatatctgattttattttagattagaACTTCACGTTCTGGATTTCTTCTCATTCCTGCAGTGGCCGGGCTGCACTGGGGGAGGAGGCCGTGAGGACGTTGGAGCTGGGAGCTGCTGGGATTGCGCTGGtcgtggtggtgctggtggctGGCACCGTGCGAGCCGGACATGCCCGGGGGCCGCAGGGGTCCGAGTAGACAGCAGCTGAGCCGCTCGGCGTTGCCCTCCCTGCAGACTCTGGTAGGGGGCGGCCTCAGCAACGGCACGGGCCACAGGAGCAGGTACATGAAGCATCTCTGCCTTAACACCTTGTCCAACACACATCTCATTATACACATCTCATTGTgaagggagtgagtgagtgagtattttttttatcaaacttTTTATAATGGTTatcaaagagaaagagaggctgcttttgtttttgctatagaCTGAATATAATTTGGGTTGAtatcatttcctgatatttacagctAGATACATCTTCGAACATTGCACCATCTGGGTTGTTTGAATCCACCTATTTTTCAAGTGATCAGAAGTATTGGAACACACTCCTGACTGGTGCTCTTGCTTATTCCTGttagattcattatttaaatcattaataGCTCTAAATGTCTACTGTTGTTAAAGCAAatcattttgaagaagaaaaaaaaggaaaaaccaaCCAGAGCCACTGTATAAGAATTGGGCAAAGCCAATACAACAATTAGTCTTGAAATTTTAAGCGCTGAGGACACTTGGAGATGTTGTCCAAGGAAGACCACAGAAACActgtgagagctgtgaagaaaaacacaacaacctCCTGAGACAGGTGAACGTGTCACCATACACTGGACACTCATCATCAAAAGACCAGACTGGAGATACAGACGTACATCATACTGTCTTTCTGTGGGATGTAACTCAAGATGGCAGCCGAATGAATTCAGACCTCTACAGAAACATTGTCTGAATTCATTCAGCTGCCATTTTGAGTTACATCATTACAGAGAAATACAGCAAATGACAGAGAAATACATCAGATCTAATTGGAAGGAACTTCATCATGCAACACGGCAGATATCtaaaacacagtgaaatgacaAAAGAAACAGTTTGATTATAATCACTGGCTTGGACAAACTAAATTGTGATCTACAACCAGATATTGcagtgttatttattaaattgacATGAGCACCTTATGTTCCCTTACTTTTGCTTAAAAAATGgctaaaggtgttttttttttttttttaaatttataaatacctctagatgtaaatatcaggaaatactgatacttttttttattttttacctgaaaccaatgtatagcaaaaacaaacagataaaaatcaatagccttgctgttccaatacGTCCTCAATTCTCAGTCCATACTAGTTTTTTAAGTTCAATAGGTTTTTCAATACACCATAAATATTAATGAGCTGTAAATTAGAGTAAATACCTTGCTCTTGATCTATTACGTGGCAACACGCTTATCTCAATTATCAACGTACCACTGGGCTTATTGTACTGTGCACGTCTCATCGACCAGCTCACGCTTTCGCAGTCAGACTGCTCTGATTCGTTACACAGCCGCTGAGGGTTTCATGTCTGctccagattattttttttttcctctttaattaCTTCTGACTTACTTCTGGACTTTATTCTGTTCTTCACTTTAAACAGGTTACAGATAAGTGAAGAGTCCTAATAAAGGAGCAGAGCACTCTGCTTGTGTGAGAGAATTGATCTATCAGCAGTCTGGACATTGATCCCCTTACGTTTAGAcacgaacaaaaaaaatctatcggGTATTTCCAAGGACTTCACAAAGCTTTGTttattctaaatgtttgtgtctaaTATTCTGTTTGGTTGCCCCTCAGAAGTGTTAGAGTAATAGTGCTGAGCTATCGTTTTTTAAACCCCACAATGcctaaacattgtcatttagattgtttgttgtgttgtccCTGCATTGTGGTGCTAAACGAGTACAATGCGAAACAATGCAGTGTTCGAACACGGACGTCCAAACGGAAATTGCGTGTGCCTCATATCACGTGCAAACACAGCGTCACAAAAATTAGCATGAGTTGGATCTCAGCTTGTTCAAATGCGTGACCAAATTTAAAAGTCCACGAAAGCTATGAAAGATAACAGTAACTGCTTGGACACTAAACGGAAGACCTGTCCTTGTTAATTAAAACGGTCGTGCCGTGTCacacttgtttttgttgttgtattaaaTTCAAGACCGAACCAAAGAGGCTGCTGAGGGATGACTGTTATAGCGGAAACTAGTCAAAATATTTGTTGGTATTGAGAATGAATCGGTGTGATTTCAGCGATGACTCGGTTAAGATCATGATGCATCTCACCGAACCGTCGTAGATCGTTTATCTATAACAGCCCTCTTGTTTTTGTGCTGGCGGTATAGCAGTAATGTGTGGCTCTATCATTCCAGGAGCAGTAACTCTTCGGGTCTGTCGGCTCCACCTCTCACAACCCTGATTACGCCAGAGCCGGTGCGCCACTGCCGTATCCCTGAGCTTCCTCTAGACAGCAGCTTGCTCTTCGAGTTCCTGCTCTTCCTCTACCTGCTGGTGGCACTCTTTGTGCAGTATATTAACATCTACAGGACGGTGTGGTGGTATCCTCACATCCACCCTGCTGCTTCTACCTCGCTGGTACGTATTACTcctgcaacacacactcaccatgtAGCAACTACAGATACGAAAATATCAGATATAAAAAAGAACGTAAATGCAGTAGTGAAGGAAGAAGCCTCTTGAAGAAGATTGACTATTAAAGTTAATGAAAGGAATTTGTTGGCTTTGAAATGAACAGTTAATACTAGATGGCCTTCAGTAGTGTTAATGGTTTCAAAGCAGATTCGTCCGCTGTCATGGGCAGAGTCCCGCTTTCTCATCCATCTATTTGTGTGGGAGCGAAAGGACAGAATGCAAGCGCAAGAATATTATAAGCACGAACAAAATAAAACGCGAGATGATCCCTGGAGGCGTACTGAATAAAACAGAGCAACACGTTTCTTTGCTCCTTCCTTGCTCCTTGTTCTCTTTGCAGAACAGAACGTCCTTGCAGTgaactttatttttcttacaaatAGCACAAATAGAACGCTCCtgttcattttttgtgagaattTCACACcgctaccaaaaaaaaaaaagatcgcAAGTGAAAACATTGTGTAACACGAGCAGCAGTGTATTTGTGAAATTTTATAACTCATGTATTTTCCAGCCAGTAGGCTAACGTCACAGAGCCACTGTTTTTCGGCAGCTGATTTATCACGCTGAAATAAGAGTTAGCAGCTACTGGtggtgtgtaaataaaacaacaagcaTGGAGGAGGGTGATATAGAACAAAATCCCCCTAAACACAGAACAGGCATCAGTCTGAATAAACAAGGAAGAACATGCTACTAAATTAGAGGGTAACAATTCAGACCCTGACCAGAAAACTGGTCATGAATGCatgcagttatttttttattttttttttatagacaaTTCGTTTCCCCGATCCTTATATCGTTCCATGATATTAAATTATCCATGTCGGGATAGGAATTTTGTCCATGTAGTCCAGCTCATACCTGTGACAGTTTTTGAAAAAAGTCTGTGTTTAAGCACTATTTTTGTGTGATTGCCAATAATACTAAAGTTTAGGGTCAATTCCCTTGATTTTTAAAGGaaacacactttttatttatttgattaaaaatatagTCTGGACATTGCTGTAAATAATTATATCTGGaaagctattaaaaaaaaaaaaagatttttaatggAATCAGCTCACAGAGGTGAACAGGGTTACTATCATCAGCCATTGCTACTGTGTTCCAGTAGCACTATGATATCTAATCCAGGCAAATTGAGCATCAGAAAGCCCTTTTGCATTCATGTTTGCACACCTGAAAAACATAGTGCTGAAGGTTTAGATTATAGACTCTTTTTAATggccaaggaaaaaaaaagcctccatTCTGAAATCGAGGCCATTCAAACAAAGTGGACGGAAAGCTGAAGAGTTCACACAACGTTGTGTATTATTTCATGCAATGAACAGCACAGACTGGCTCTAcccaggagagaaagagaagacagTGAAGCCATGATGCACAACTGAGCACAAGGACAAGAACATCAGAGTCCCCAGTGT encodes:
- the ildr1a gene encoding immunoglobulin-like domain-containing receptor 1a; protein product: MKTLIVPVFLSFLLSEVFSAQVTVSQTQYSTGLFVPVTLRCDYTTSASIQNVLVTWVYKSFCKDPVLDYYSTAYQAALQMGQDPSNDCPDSTRTIRTVAQKQGTNEPTLGPEYSGRRITIQNKADLVITEVKWWDNGVYKCSVDAAGDTSGYPTKDVKLIVYGWLTVLFLIIGAILLLLLFCICCCQCCPQKCCCYVRCPCCPQTCCCPEKMVMQHRMMKDAQRAMSSWTNGQPIYAPLSCHSSAYQMNPMMYPGSASGKIPMSPMPLPPPAHFAPPPVHMPAPMHAAMSPHSMQGRDSANKVLDYLEHQVRDMDATNPMIPPPPLHMAHNVPFSAGPPSMLSGLDDGPASRRHHPAHSSGSSSYNRHRQPPPSRRSMKRSYSQEDVLDNRSQVSYRPRSRSREDLLESSRGYYDSSSDYNDRRGGGSRGRARGGARGGGWSEHPPSYSEYEPGEKPTRRPFSVKSSVSGTSVVI